Proteins encoded in a region of the Misgurnus anguillicaudatus chromosome 9, ASM2758022v2, whole genome shotgun sequence genome:
- the pou5f3 gene encoding POU domain, class 5, transcription factor 1 has protein sequence MTERHQSSNGGDCNSRAYEINRAMYSQTTGLDGLGGASLQFAHGVLQDPSLIFNKAHFNGINPPPTQSFFPFSGDFKSNDLQSGDFVQPRHWYPFAAPEFTGQVAGATATAQPANISPPIAETREQIKMPSEVKTEKDVDEYASEENKPQSQFNHIPGTSSVATGMYYSTPWNPNFWPGLSHITAPANISQAPPTPTASSPSLSPSPPGNGFGSPGFFNGGSAQNMQSGQAQTAPRSSGSSSGGCSDSEEEENLTTENLEQFAKELKHKRITLGFTQADVGLALGNLYGKMFSQTTICRFEALQLSFKNMCKLKPLLQRWLNEAENSENPQDMYKIERVFVDTRKRKRRTSLEGTVRSALESYFVKCPKPNTLEITHISDDLGLERDVVRVWFCNRRQKGKRLALPFDDDCLDGQYYEQSPPPPPHMGGTALPVQGYPGPAHPGGAPALYMPPLHRPEVFKNALHPGLVGHLTS, from the exons ATGACGGAGAGACACCAGAGCTCGAATGGAGGAGACTGCAACAGCCGAGCGTACGAGATTAACAGGGCCATGTATTCTCAAACCACGGGCCTGGATGGACTTGGCGGTGCGTCGTTGCAGTTTGCGCACGGCGTGCTTCAGGATCCGAGTCTGATTTTTAACAAGGCACATTTCAATGGGATCAACCCTCCACCAACGCAAAGTTTTTTCCCATTTTCAGGCGATTTTAAGTCTAATGATTTACAAAGCGGTGATTTTGTGCAACCCAGACACTGGTACCCTTTTGCGGCACCCGAGTTCACGGGGCAGGTCGCGGGGGCGACCGCAACCGCCCAGCCTGCAAACATCAGCCCACCAATCGCTGAAACCAGGGAGCAGATCAAGATGCCTTCTGAAGTGAAAACTGAGAAAGATGTTGATGAGTACGCCAGCGAGGAAAACAAACCTCAATCACAATTTAACCACATCCCTGGGACATCATCTGTGGCCACCGGGATGTATTATTCCACACCGTGGAACCCTAACTTTTGGCCCGGCCTATCTCACATCACGGCCCCCGCTAATATTTCTCAAGCTCCCCCGACACCAACCGCATCCTCACCCTCGTTATCACCCTCCCCACCGGGGAATGGCTTCGGAAGTCCTGGATTTTTCAACGGGGGCTCTGCGCAAAACATGCAGTCTGGTCAGGCGCAAACCGCTCCGAGAAGCAGTGGGTCGTCCAGTGGAGGATGCAGTGATTCTGAAGAAGAG gaGAATCTGACCACGGAGAATTTGGAGCAGTTTGCTAAAGAGCTGAAGCACAAGCGCATTACTCTGGGTTTTACGCAGGCAGATGTTGGGCTCGCTCTGGGAAATCTGTATG GAAAAATGTTCAGCCAAACAACCATCTGTCGTTTTGAGGCGCTTCAACTTAGTTTCAAGAATATGTGCAAACTGAAACCATTACTACAGAGGTGGTTGAATGAGGCTGAGAACTCTGAAAATCCACAGGAT ATGTACAAGATTGAACGGGTTTTTGTTGACACGCGAAAAAGAAAAAGGAGAACGAGTTTGGAAGGCACCGTCCGTTCTGCTCTCGAGTCGTACTTTGTGAAGTGCCCCAAACCCAACACTCTAGAGATTACGCACATATCTGATGACCTAGGCCTGGAAAGAGAT GTGGTGCGTGTGTGGTTCTGCAATCGACGACAAAAGGGAAAACGCCTGGCGTTGCCCTTTGATGATGACTGCCTTGATGGTCAATACTATGAGCAGAGCCCACCACCTCCTCCTCACATGGGTGGCACAGCCCTTCCGGTGCAAGGCTATCCTGGACCAGCCCATCCTGGAGGAGCCCCTGCCCTATACATGCCACCCCTCCATCGACCGGAGGTTTTTAAAAACGCCCTGCACCCTGGACTGGTGGGTCATCTCACCAGTTAA